GTTTTTTTCTGGCTTTGGGGTTGGTGCTGTGGCCCTGGTGCTCTCCGGCTTGACGTTAAGCAAGCGAGCAGCAGGCCCCATCCTTAGCGTCGGAGCCCTGCTGTTGGCCCTGCCCCTGTTCGCCATCTACGCCGGCATCGTGGTGATTGGCACTCTTGCTGCCTGACTGGCGAGGGTGTCACTGGGGGCCATGAATTGGGGGCTGACAGGGCCTGATTTGGGCTATCTCGGCCCGCATAGCTTGCAGCGGGCCGGGATGAGACGCTGAATCTTGGGGCCGATGCAGACGCGCCGAGCGTTCGCATTCGGCCCCAGTAAGCGATGGCGTTGGCTTCAGGCGTGATAAGCCCGACTGAGCCGGTGCACAGCTTCCACCATGGCGGCAGCATGCTCTGGATTCACGTCGGGGTGAATCCCGTGGCCAAGGTTAAACACGTGCCCGGTGCCGCTGCCGTAGCTCGCCAGCACCCGGCCGACTTCGCGCTCGATGCGCTCGGGCGAGGCATAGAGCGTGCAAGGGTCGAGATTGCCCTGCAGCGCGACCTTGTCCTTGACCAGGCGGCGGGCGTCGGCAAGATCCATGGTCCAGTCGACGCCCAAGGCATCGCAGCCGGTCTCGGCCATGCGGTCGAGCCACTGACCGCCGCCCTTGGCGAAGAGTACCACCGGCACTCGGCGCCCATCGGCCTCGCGCGTTAGCCCCTCAACGATGCGCTCCATGTATCGCAGCGAGAACTCGCGGAAATCCGCTGGGCTCAGCACGCCACCCCAGGTGTCGAAGATCATCACCGCCTGGGCACCGCGAGCGATTTGGGCGTTGAGATACAGTGTCACAGTGTCGGCGATCTTGCCGAGCAGGGCGTGCATCAACTCCGGACGGTCGAACATCATCGCCTTGGTGAGCGCAAAGTTCTTGGTGC
Above is a genomic segment from Thiorhodovibrio litoralis containing:
- the hemE gene encoding uroporphyrinogen decarboxylase produces the protein MTELKNDVFLRALLREPVDYTPVWMMRQAGRYLPEYRETRAKAGSFMDLCRNPELACEVTLQPLERFPLDAAILFSDILTIPDAMGLGLYFSEGEGPGFERPVRTKEDIERIKVPDPEQELRYVMDAVAVIRRELHGRVPLIGFSGAPWTLATYMVEGGSTKNFALTKAMMFDRPELMHALLGKIADTVTLYLNAQIARGAQAVMIFDTWGGVLSPADFREFSLRYMERIVEGLTREADGRRVPVVLFAKGGGQWLDRMAETGCDALGVDWTMDLADARRLVKDKVALQGNLDPCTLYASPERIEREVGRVLASYGSGTGHVFNLGHGIHPDVNPEHAAAMVEAVHRLSRAYHA